A part of Saccharomonospora amisosensis genomic DNA contains:
- a CDS encoding DUF4873 domain-containing protein: protein MTEHDQHDEDGYTGAAKLLLGDTELDVEVELRGHFQPIDGYYHWYGRVKADERVSGVAGGKKQQVEIHTPHGKARGELSDPDPWDRYRITGTSTPPFQVPTTLDQVAG from the coding sequence ATGACCGAACACGACCAGCACGACGAGGACGGCTACACGGGGGCGGCGAAGCTACTGCTCGGCGACACCGAACTCGACGTCGAGGTGGAACTTCGCGGGCACTTCCAGCCCATCGACGGCTACTACCACTGGTACGGGCGGGTGAAGGCCGACGAGCGCGTCTCCGGCGTCGCCGGAGGAAAGAAGCAGCAGGTCGAGATCCACACACCGCACGGAAAGGCACGCGGTGAACTCTCCGACCCCGACCCGTGGGACCGGTATCGGATCACCGGAACGAGCACACCGCCGTTCCAGGTGCCGACCACGTTGGACCAGGTCGCCGGATAG